Proteins from a genomic interval of Papaver somniferum cultivar HN1 chromosome 4, ASM357369v1, whole genome shotgun sequence:
- the LOC113275384 gene encoding 40S ribosomal protein S7, with amino-acid sequence MFTARRKISKDKGAEPTEFEETVAQSFFDLENTNNELKSDLKDLYINSAVQVDVSGNRKAVVIHVPYRLRKGFRKIHVRLVRELEKKFSGKDVIMIATRRIVRPPKKGAAVQRPRSRTLTAVHDAMLEDVVYPAEIVGKRIKYRLDGSKIIKIFLDPKERNNTEYKLETFSGVYRKLSGKDVVFEYPTTDA; translated from the exons ATGTTTACTGCTAGGAGGAAAATCTCAAAAGATAAGGGTGCTGAGCCCACTGAGTTTGAGGAGACAGTTGCTCAG TCATTCTTTGACTTGGAAAACACAAACAATGAACTCAAAAGTGACTTGAAGGACCTTTACATTAACTCAGCAGT TCAAGTTGATGTTTCTGGAAACCGAAAGGCCGTTGTCATCCATGTTCCTTACAGACTCCGCAAAGGTTTCCGAAAGATTCATGTGAGGCTTGTAAGAGAGCTCGAGAAGAAGTTCAGtggcaag GATGTGATCATGATTGCCACCCGAAGAATAGTGAGACCCCCAAAGAAGGGCGCTGCAGTCCAACGTCCTCGCAGCCGTACTCTTACTGCTGTTCACGATGCCATGCTTGAGGATGTTGTGTACCCTGCTGAGATTGTTGGAAAGCGCATTAAGTACAGGCTAGATGGATCCAAAATTATCAAG ATCTTCTTGGATCCTAAGGAAAGGAACAACACTGAATACAAGCTAGAGACTTTCTCCGGAGTTTACAGGAAGCTTTCTGGAAAAGATGTTGTCTTTGAGTACCCCACTACCGATGCTTAA
- the LOC113272469 gene encoding protein NRT1/ PTR FAMILY 5.4-like, whose translation MVSSTRYPLLTDSNVDDQDDPSIRLKISNDQYEQPVQGRKGGWKSAIHIIGVEVAERFAFAGTSGNLITYLTDVLGQSTARAAQNVNVWSGVATLLPLLGAIIADSYLGRFKTIIISSFIYVMGLVMLTLSVSTLIPLKFQYWVFFVSLYFVAIGEGGHKPCVQTFGAEQFDERIPEEKKEKSSFFNWWYFGLCSGTMVGMLVVFYIQENVGWMIGFGLPALAMAVALVMFLIGSGFYRSHVPKGSPLVRILQVFVAAYHKRHLCVSKDGVLLYEEENRDDAGLASKGWILPPTNQLKCLDKAAIKDKMDTASHMKNDWRLCSVTQVEEVKLLRLVPIWLSCLSFAIVQAQGGTFFTKQGSSMDRTLVHDFRIPSASLQVITGLTIIPAVVIYDRILVPIARNWTGTQSGITMLQRIGIGIFFAALSMGVAALVEARRVQVAMQYGLIDQPNITVPMSVCWLLPQYVIAGFADVFTIVGLQEFFYDQMPDEMKSIGAAVYLSIMGVGSFLSSLIISVVKFTSSKNGDEWLRDNLNRAHLDNYYWLLVGLCTLGLGVHIAVSRCYSYKKTVVDSLTNQL comes from the exons ATGGTGAGTTCTACAAGATACCCACTCTTGACGGATAGTAATGTTGATGACCAGGATGATCCAAGCATAAGATTGAAGATCTCTAATGATCAGTATGAACAACCAGTTCAAGGCAGAAAGGGAGGATGGAAATCAGCTATTCATATCATCG gtgttgaagttgcagagagatttgCATTTGCCGGAACATCAGGAAACCTCATTACTTACCTCACTGATGTACTGGGTCAGTCTACGGCAAGGGCTGCCCAGAACGTCAACGTTTGGTCAGGTGTAGCGACTCTGCTTCCATTGTTAGGAGCTATCATTGCTGATTCTTACTTAGGCCGGTTTAAAACAATTATCATCTCTTCTTTCATCTATGTCATG GGACTAGTTATGTTAACGCTTTCCGTATCCACTTTGATTCCACTAAAATTTCAATATTGGGTGTTCTTCGTCTCGCTATATTTTGTTGCAATAGGAGAGGGTGGACATAAACCATGTGTGCAAACATTTGGTGCAGAACAATTTGATGAACGTATTCcagaggaaaagaaagaaaaaagttcGTTTTTTAATTGGTGGTACTTTGGATTATGTAGTGGAACTATGGTCGGTATGTTAGTTGTATTTTACATTCAAGAAAACGTAGGTTGGATGATTGGTTTTGGTCTTCCTGCACTTGCAATGGCAGTTGCACTGGTTATGTTTTTGATAGGTTCAGGATTCTATCGTAGTCATGTTCCTAAAGGAAGTCCATTAGTTCGAATTCTGCAAGTGTTTGTTGCAGCTTACCATAAACGCCATTTATGTGTCTCAAAGGATGGGGTTCTATTGTATGAGGAAGAAAACCGAGATGATGCTGGTTTAGCATCCAAGGGATGGATCCTCCCTCCCACTAATCAACTCAA GTGTTTGGACAAAGCTGCAATCAAGGACAAAATGGATACGGCGAGCCACATGAAAAATGATTGGAGGCTTTGCTCTGTTACCCAAGTAGAAGAAGTGAAGCTCCTTCGTTTAGTCCCCATTTGGTTGAGTTGCTTGTCTTTCGCCATAGTTCAGGCACAAGGAGGTACATTTTTCACTAAGCAAGGAAGTTCAATGGACAGAACGCTTGTTCACGACTTCCGCATACCCTCAGCTTCTCTTCAAGTAATAACCGGTTTGACAATAATCCCGGCAGTCGTGATTTATGATAGAATTCTAGTTCCAATAGCAAGAAACTGGACAGGAACCCAATCTGGAATAACAATGCTTCAAAGAATTGGGATCGGAATATTTTTTGCAGCACTTTCAATGGGGGTAGCGGCGTTAGTAGAGGCGAGACGAGTTCAAGTTGCTATGCAATATGGTCTAATCGACCAACCCAATATAACAGTTCCTATGAGTGTTTGTTGGTTACTGCCTCAATATGTGATAGCAGGATTCGCAGACGTATTTACTATTGTTGGCTTACAAGAATTCTTTTATGATCAAATGCCTGATGAGATGAAAAGTATAGGAGCTGCAGTTTATCTGAGTATTATGGGTGTCGGGAGTTTTTTAAGCAGCCTTATCATCTCAGTTGTAAAATTTACGAGTTCAAAAAATGGAGATGAATGGTTGCGGGACAATCTTAATAGGGCTCACCTTGATAATTATTACTGGTTATTAGTAGGATTATGTACTTTGGGGCTTGGTGTTCATATAGCCGTTTCTAGGTGTTACTCGTACAAGAAAACTGTTGTTGATTCACTCACAAATCAACTCTGA
- the LOC113273841 gene encoding F-box protein At4g22280-like isoform X2, whose protein sequence is MSNIGKFSLSCDKHCDEDRVHSWLSAVARRNVEEFSLLSEDERDSGMIPSLLFTCETLTLLKIQMPISLNIPTNVHLPKLKVLRLINIRFMGGSLIEKLCSNCLTLEELEINNCIIEDITEISISSHTLKRMFIDAPSSYHQIDIDAPSLEVFQHKGTLAEVYDLHSFPSLIDANISLSDINDWIDEDENIATNLLVHLFNVKRLVAGSCFLGALSHVDDDVFYELPSFDKLTCLEVVWNSPDLVGNALMRLLQISPNLETLCLFSWH, encoded by the exons ATGTCAAATATAGGGAAATTCTCGCTGTCTTGCGATAAACATTGTGATGAAGATAGGGTTCATTCATGGCTAAGTGCTGTCGCAAGGCGTAATGTTGAAGAGTTCAGTTTATTATCTGAAGATGAAAGAGATTCCGGTATGATTCCTTCACTTCTTTTTACTTGTGAAACATTGACTTTGTTGAAGATACAAATGCCAATTTCTCTCAATATTCCTACCAATGTGCACCTTCCAAAACTCAAGGTCCTTCGACTTATAAATATCAGATTTATGGGTGGTTCTTTGATTGAGAAACTATGTTCTAACTGCCTAACTCTGGAGGAACTAGAAATAAACAACTGCATTATTGAAGATATTACAGAGATAAGTATCTCATCTCATACATTGAAGCGTATGTTCATCGATGCTCCTTCTTCTTATCATCAGATTGATATTGATGCACCAAGTTTAGAGGTCTTTCAGCACAAGGGTACCCTGGCAGAGGTTTATGATCTGCATAGTTTTCCTTCGCTAATTGATGCAAATATTTCACTTTCTGATATTAATGATTGGATTGACGAGGATGAAAACATTGCAACAAACCTTCTAGTACATCTTTTCAATGTGAAGCGTCTGGTAGCGGGCTCTTGCTTTCTTGGG GCTCTATCTCATGTGGATGACGATGTATTCTATGAGTTGCCTTCGTTTGACAAGTTAACATGCTTGGAGGTGGTTTGGAATTCTCCTGATTTGGTTGGTAATGCTTTAATGAGATTGCTTCAAATCTCGCCTAATTTAGAAACTCTCTGTCTTTTCTCAT GGCATTGA
- the LOC113273841 gene encoding F-box protein At4g22280-like isoform X1, with protein MSNIGKFSLSCDKHCDEDRVHSWLSAVARRNVEEFSLLSEDERDSGMIPSLLFTCETLTLLKIQMPISLNIPTNVHLPKLKVLRLINIRFMGGSLIEKLCSNCLTLEELEINNCIIEDITEISISSHTLKRMFIDAPSSYHQIDIDAPSLEVFQHKGTLAEVYDLHSFPSLIDANISLSDINDWIDEDENIATNLLVHLFNVKRLVAGSCFLGALSHVDDDVFYELPSFDKLTCLEVVWNSPDLVGNALMRLLQISPNLETLCLFSCKSPISQNVLFI; from the exons ATGTCAAATATAGGGAAATTCTCGCTGTCTTGCGATAAACATTGTGATGAAGATAGGGTTCATTCATGGCTAAGTGCTGTCGCAAGGCGTAATGTTGAAGAGTTCAGTTTATTATCTGAAGATGAAAGAGATTCCGGTATGATTCCTTCACTTCTTTTTACTTGTGAAACATTGACTTTGTTGAAGATACAAATGCCAATTTCTCTCAATATTCCTACCAATGTGCACCTTCCAAAACTCAAGGTCCTTCGACTTATAAATATCAGATTTATGGGTGGTTCTTTGATTGAGAAACTATGTTCTAACTGCCTAACTCTGGAGGAACTAGAAATAAACAACTGCATTATTGAAGATATTACAGAGATAAGTATCTCATCTCATACATTGAAGCGTATGTTCATCGATGCTCCTTCTTCTTATCATCAGATTGATATTGATGCACCAAGTTTAGAGGTCTTTCAGCACAAGGGTACCCTGGCAGAGGTTTATGATCTGCATAGTTTTCCTTCGCTAATTGATGCAAATATTTCACTTTCTGATATTAATGATTGGATTGACGAGGATGAAAACATTGCAACAAACCTTCTAGTACATCTTTTCAATGTGAAGCGTCTGGTAGCGGGCTCTTGCTTTCTTGGG GCTCTATCTCATGTGGATGACGATGTATTCTATGAGTTGCCTTCGTTTGACAAGTTAACATGCTTGGAGGTGGTTTGGAATTCTCCTGATTTGGTTGGTAATGCTTTAATGAGATTGCTTCAAATCTCGCCTAATTTAGAAACTCTCTGTCTTTTCTCATGTAAGTCACCGATCTCTCAAAATGTGTTGTTTATATAG
- the LOC113272470 gene encoding uncharacterized protein LOC113272470, giving the protein MIYCDGASFGNLGQAGSGVVFRGANSEVLGVLCVGLGWKTNYYAEVCAIIYGAMLSKRWNMRSLCVRSNSMSCIQAFQKGELPWQLVQKWKLAKSFYNNIRYIHSYREVNFSADVSAKQACLLAEDLFEFYEGRPGFIPSVE; this is encoded by the coding sequence atgatctATTGTGATGGTGCGTCTTTCGGAAATCTAGGCCAAGCAGGTTCTGGTGTTGTTTTCCGTGGTGCAAACTCGGAAGTGCTTGGTGTTCTTTGTGTTGGTCTTGGTTGGAAAACCAATtactatgctgaagtttgtgcaATTATTTATGGTGCGATGTTGTCCAAGAGATGGAATATGCGGAGTCTCTGCGTTCGTTCTAATTCGATGAGTTgtattcaagcttttcaaaagggTGAACTGCCGTGGCAGCTGGTGCAGAAGTGGAAACTTGCGAAGTCTTTTTACAACAATATTCGTTATATTCATAGCTATAGAGAagttaatttttcagctgatgtctCAGCTAAGCAAGCATGTTTGCTGGCTGAGGATTtatttgagttttatgagggtaggccaggctTTATTCCGTCTGTGGAATGA